ATTCCCCGCCGGTCTCTGCCGGTAACGCAAGCCATGAAATCGCCGCGACAAGAACATCGGAGCTACAGGAAACACTGCCACTAGAGTCTATTCAACTGCCGCCACCGATGATCAAGCCACCGGCTATCTCACTGCCGGACGATTCACTAGTCGTATTAAATCCTAAATATGTATTTGAAACCTTCGTTATTGGCAATTCCAATCGTTTTGCCCATGCCGCCTCGCTGGCCGTGGCCGAAGCACCGGCTCAGGTCTATAATCCCTTCTTTATTTACGGCGGCGTCGGTCTTGGCAAAACTCACCTGATGCACGCCATTGGCCACCGCATCTTGCAAAGTTATCCCGGCATCAAGGTTGTCTACATTTCCAGTGAAAAATTCACTAACGAACTAATCAATTCTATCCGGGACGGTAAACCGGAAAGTTTTCGCCAAAAATACCGCAACATCGATGTACTTTTGGTCGACGATATTCAGTTTTTATCGAAAAAAGAACATACCCAGGAAGAATTTTTCCATACCTTCAATACCTTGCATGAAGCCAACAAGCAAATTATTATTTCCAGTGACCGTCCACCTCGTGAAATACAGACGCTGGAAGACCGGCTGCGCTCTCGCTTTGAATGGGGACTTATTACCGATATTCAGCCACCTGACCTAGAAACAAGAATCGCCATTTTACGTAAAAAAGCCATGCTGGAAAATCTGAATATTCCCAATGATGTAATGGTCTACATTGCCAGCCGCATCGACAACAACATTCGCGAACTGGAAGGCGCCCTGATCAGAGTGATGGCCTACGCCTCCCTGACTAACCAAACGATCGACATCAATCTCGCAACCGAGGCTTTAAAAGACATATTCCCCAACGGACGCCCCAAACAAATCACTATGGAGCTCATTCAGGAAATTGTTTCCTCCTATTTCAAGATAAAGATAGACGAGCTATTGGCCAAAAAACGTACCCGTAATGTGGCCTATCCTCGCCAAATAGCCATGTATCTGTGCCGGGAACTGACAGATACCTCCTTGCCGCGCATCGGCGAAATGTTTGGCGGCCGTGATCACACTACCGTTATTCACGCCCATGACAAAATTGCCCGTGAGCGAAACGAGGATACCAAATTAAGCAATACGTTAAAAGAACTGATCAAACGTATAGAAAGTGTCTAGTCCACTTATCCCTCTGTGGTTAACTCTGTTTATAACTGAAAGATAACTATGTTGATGAAATGTTAATATATTTTCCACAGCAAAAACCTGTGAATGTGTGCATAACTGCTTACCCATTTATCGACATGTTATGCACATGGTATTTTCTTATTCGACAAGCCATATTTTCATTTATCAACATATCTACAGGCCCTACGACTATTACGACTAATTTTCTTATATATTATGTCTTTTATAGTAATAATATACCAACGGGAGGTACCTTTATGAAAATATCCTGCTCCAAAGAATTGCTTACCCACGCTGTGCAAACTGTGCAAAAAGCGGTAGCCAGCAAATCTACGCTGCCTATCTTGACAGGAATTTACCTATCGGCACTCGATGGAAAGCTAGAATTACAGGCTACGGACTATGAAATCGGCATTTGTTGTAAAATAGACGCCCAAATTGATGAACCGGGAACAATTGTGCTATCCGGTCGCTACTTACAAGAGCTTGTCAGAAAACTTCCCGGCGATACCATTCATATTTTGTCCCTGCCGGCAGAGAAAACCATACAAATTACTTCCAACTCAGCCCAGTTTAATCTCTTACTGATGCCCGCCGAAGAATTTCCGGTTATCAACAAGCTGGAGGGGGAAACCAGTTTTCTCATTAAGGACAATGTTTTCCGGGAACTGATCAAAAAAACGGTTTTTGCCTGTGCCACCGACGAGGCTCGGCCTATCTTTACCGGAGCGCTCTTGGAAATCAATCGGTTTAATGCTAAAATGGTAGCTACTAATACCCATCGGTTAGCACTAAAAGAAGATAGTTTGGAAAATTCTGAAAAAGAAGTTAAGATCATCATACCTTCCAAGATATTAACCGAACTGGCCCGTCTGCTGGTATCGGAGCATCCCTTGGATGTGGTGGTTTCCTGCCATAAGAATCAGGTTTCCTTCTCCTTCGATAATGTTTACATAAAATCGAGAGTCATTGAGGGACAATTCCCTGACTATAATCGGGTTATTCCCGATAGTTTTGCCACACAGGTAACGTTGCCGACCGATAATTTTCTTGATGCGGTAGAGCGGGTATCTTTATTGGCCAGAGACGGGGAATATAATGTCATTAAACTGTCATTTGAAAATGATATGGTTATTATCAACTCCAATAATCCTGATGTTGGTAAGGCTTGTGAGACCGTACCGGCCATGATCGCCGGTAATGGGCTGGAAATTGCGTTTAATGCCA
The window above is part of the Propionispora vibrioides genome. Proteins encoded here:
- the dnaA gene encoding chromosomal replication initiator protein DnaA: MDKVQLTALWEQVLKKLESEIIKPLFDTWIKDAILLSLTADTLEIGTPRQIMKEWLETKYMPQIENAVHQILGKPMNIKITNLNLDDEHTAASSQPIPSGISRSIAEQRSAETYSPPVSAGNASHEIAATRTSELQETLPLESIQLPPPMIKPPAISLPDDSLVVLNPKYVFETFVIGNSNRFAHAASLAVAEAPAQVYNPFFIYGGVGLGKTHLMHAIGHRILQSYPGIKVVYISSEKFTNELINSIRDGKPESFRQKYRNIDVLLVDDIQFLSKKEHTQEEFFHTFNTLHEANKQIIISSDRPPREIQTLEDRLRSRFEWGLITDIQPPDLETRIAILRKKAMLENLNIPNDVMVYIASRIDNNIRELEGALIRVMAYASLTNQTIDINLATEALKDIFPNGRPKQITMELIQEIVSSYFKIKIDELLAKKRTRNVAYPRQIAMYLCRELTDTSLPRIGEMFGGRDHTTVIHAHDKIARERNEDTKLSNTLKELIKRIESV
- the dnaN gene encoding DNA polymerase III subunit beta, whose product is MKISCSKELLTHAVQTVQKAVASKSTLPILTGIYLSALDGKLELQATDYEIGICCKIDAQIDEPGTIVLSGRYLQELVRKLPGDTIHILSLPAEKTIQITSNSAQFNLLLMPAEEFPVINKLEGETSFLIKDNVFRELIKKTVFACATDEARPIFTGALLEINRFNAKMVATNTHRLALKEDSLENSEKEVKIIIPSKILTELARLLVSEHPLDVVVSCHKNQVSFSFDNVYIKSRVIEGQFPDYNRVIPDSFATQVTLPTDNFLDAVERVSLLARDGEYNVIKLSFENDMVIINSNNPDVGKACETVPAMIAGNGLEIAFNAKYVTDIMKNINSEKITFSFNTPLSPACIKPVDDEHYTYIITPVRTS